In Mucilaginibacter boryungensis, a single window of DNA contains:
- a CDS encoding M20/M25/M40 family metallo-hydrolase: MKRPLLITLALILGFTTTQAQQDSLMLRKIYDEALVNGQSYQNLRYLCKNIGGRLSGSANAQKAVEWGKKLMEGYGFDKVFLQEVMVPHWERGAKEVGYIINGSKKIPVKLCALGMAVATPPQGITASVIEVHSLAELATLGEKAIKGKIVFFNRPFDPRFIQTLAAYGTAGDQRRAGPSAAAKYGAVGVIVRSLTESNDDYPHTGATLYTDDAPKIPAAALSVKAANQLSALLKSHPVKFYFKQNCRQLPDALSYNVIGEMTGSEHPNRFITFGGHLDSWDLAEGAHDDGTGVIQGLEALRVLKATGYRPKNSLRAVFFMNEENGDRGGLKYAELGDKNKEEHIAAIESDLGGFTPRGFSFDGPSTVQMQSINHNWKKLLEPYDADKLIVGGSGSDIEPLRKYYPKAALIGFLPDSQRYFDVHHTPNDVFENVNKRELELGAAAIASLVYLIDMRGI; this comes from the coding sequence ATGAAAAGACCATTACTAATTACCCTCGCCCTTATATTGGGTTTTACCACTACACAAGCACAGCAGGATTCCCTAATGCTGCGCAAGATATATGACGAAGCCCTGGTGAACGGCCAAAGCTATCAGAACCTGCGTTACCTGTGCAAAAATATTGGCGGGCGCTTAAGCGGCTCGGCTAATGCACAAAAGGCGGTGGAATGGGGCAAAAAACTAATGGAAGGCTATGGTTTTGATAAGGTTTTCCTGCAGGAGGTGATGGTACCGCACTGGGAGCGTGGTGCAAAGGAAGTTGGTTATATTATTAATGGCAGCAAGAAAATACCTGTAAAGCTTTGCGCGCTGGGCATGGCCGTAGCTACGCCGCCGCAAGGCATAACCGCAAGTGTGATAGAGGTACATAGCCTTGCCGAATTAGCCACCCTGGGCGAGAAGGCCATTAAGGGCAAAATAGTGTTCTTCAACCGCCCGTTCGATCCCAGGTTTATACAAACCTTAGCAGCTTACGGTACAGCCGGCGATCAGCGCCGCGCGGGGCCATCGGCAGCAGCCAAATATGGCGCGGTAGGGGTAATTGTACGCTCGTTAACCGAGTCGAACGACGATTATCCGCATACCGGTGCTACCCTATATACAGATGACGCACCGAAGATACCTGCAGCGGCGTTATCAGTAAAAGCGGCTAACCAGTTAAGCGCTTTATTAAAATCGCATCCGGTTAAATTTTACTTTAAGCAAAATTGCAGGCAGTTACCCGATGCCTTATCATATAATGTAATAGGTGAAATGACTGGCAGTGAACACCCAAACAGGTTCATCACTTTCGGTGGTCACCTGGATTCGTGGGACCTGGCCGAAGGCGCGCATGATGATGGCACCGGCGTAATACAAGGGCTTGAGGCTTTGCGTGTTTTAAAAGCAACAGGTTATCGCCCAAAAAACTCGCTCAGGGCAGTGTTTTTCATGAACGAAGAAAATGGCGACCGTGGCGGTTTAAAATATGCTGAATTAGGCGATAAGAATAAGGAAGAGCATATAGCCGCCATTGAAAGCGACCTGGGTGGTTTCACACCGCGTGGCTTCAGTTTTGATGGGCCATCAACAGTCCAAATGCAAAGCATTAACCACAATTGGAAAAAACTGCTGGAACCCTACGATGCTGATAAATTAATTGTGGGCGGAAGCGGATCGGATATTGAACCATTAAGGAAATATTATCCTAAAGCTGCATTAATTGGTTTTCTACCCGATTCGCAAAGGTATTTTGACGTACACCATACCCCCAATGATGTGTTTGAAAATGTAAACAAACGCGAACTGGAGTTGGGCGCA